A single Nocardioides bizhenqiangii DNA region contains:
- a CDS encoding DUF3052 domain-containing protein, whose amino-acid sequence MVVQELGWDQDTDDQLRIAIEDAIDGDMVDSDYGNVVEAVVLWWRDDDGDLVDGLFDSITDLVGGGVIWLLTPKVGRPNAVDPADIAEAAPIAGLALTTTAAVSNDWVATKLIAPKTVG is encoded by the coding sequence ATGGTCGTCCAAGAGCTCGGGTGGGACCAGGACACCGACGACCAGCTGCGCATCGCCATCGAGGACGCCATCGACGGCGATATGGTCGACAGCGACTACGGCAACGTGGTCGAGGCCGTCGTGCTGTGGTGGCGCGACGACGACGGCGACCTGGTCGACGGGCTGTTCGACTCGATCACCGATCTCGTCGGCGGCGGCGTGATCTGGCTGCTGACGCCCAAGGTCGGTCGGCCCAACGCGGTCGACCCGGCCGACATCGCCGAAGCCGCGCCCATCGCCGGCCTGGCGCTGACGACGACGGCCGCGGTCAGCAACGACTGGGTCGCCACCAAGCTGATCGCGCCCAAGACGGTCGGGTGA
- a CDS encoding AMP-binding protein translates to MGSMSVRARDAAFSLKTLVESGIVRPYGPRTLVGIVTSLRRWGTTPAGGFRALAVRNPDGIAIIDERGEVTFGELHRRTNALARALTDRGVSEGDGVAVMCRNHRGFIEASIAINKLGADVLYLNTAFAGPQLAEVVEREDPRVVVYDEEFTDLLDGVDIADRVIGWTDGDAGPDTIEELIRSASSDADLDPPEHTSRTIILTSGTTGTPKGAPRPQGGIPAAVSLLSRMPLKAGWTCHIAAPLFHTWGFAHYQLAMLLGTTMVLTRKFDPEHALELLADHECDSLVVIPVMLQRILALPEEKLDQHPLPRLKAVASSGSALPGDLPIQWMDRYGDNLYSIYGSTEVAWASIATPQDLREAPGSAGGVPHATVVKILDPDDKELPAGESGRIFVGNDLQFEGYTGGGHKDMVDGLMSTGDVGRFDDDGRLYVEGRDDEMIVSGGENVFPKEVEDCISKLDGVAEVAAIGVDDDDYGKRLRAFVVCADGADVSEDDVKGHVKSNLARYKVPRDVVFLDELPRNATGKVLKRELVEAGDS, encoded by the coding sequence ATGGGATCGATGTCCGTCCGGGCGCGTGACGCCGCCTTCAGCCTGAAGACCCTGGTCGAGTCCGGGATCGTCCGCCCCTACGGGCCGCGCACGCTGGTCGGCATCGTCACTTCGCTCCGCAGGTGGGGTACGACCCCGGCGGGTGGCTTCCGGGCGCTCGCGGTCCGCAACCCCGACGGGATCGCGATCATCGACGAGCGCGGCGAGGTCACCTTCGGCGAGCTGCACCGCCGTACCAACGCGCTGGCGCGGGCCCTCACGGACCGCGGCGTCTCGGAGGGTGACGGGGTCGCCGTCATGTGCCGCAACCACCGGGGGTTCATCGAGGCTTCGATCGCGATCAACAAGCTCGGCGCCGACGTGCTCTACCTCAACACGGCCTTCGCCGGGCCTCAGCTCGCCGAGGTGGTGGAGAGGGAGGACCCGCGCGTCGTCGTCTACGACGAGGAGTTCACCGACCTGCTCGACGGCGTCGACATCGCCGACCGGGTGATCGGGTGGACCGACGGTGACGCCGGCCCCGACACCATCGAGGAGCTGATCCGGTCCGCGAGCTCGGACGCAGACCTCGACCCGCCGGAGCACACCTCGCGCACGATCATCCTCACCTCCGGCACCACCGGCACACCCAAGGGCGCGCCGCGACCGCAGGGCGGCATCCCGGCCGCCGTCTCGTTGCTGTCCCGGATGCCGCTGAAGGCCGGCTGGACCTGCCACATCGCGGCGCCGCTCTTCCACACGTGGGGCTTCGCCCACTACCAGCTCGCCATGCTGCTCGGCACCACGATGGTGCTGACCCGGAAGTTCGACCCCGAGCACGCGCTGGAGCTCCTGGCCGACCACGAGTGCGACTCGCTGGTCGTCATCCCGGTGATGCTGCAACGCATCCTGGCGCTGCCCGAGGAGAAGCTGGACCAGCACCCGCTGCCGCGGCTCAAGGCGGTGGCTTCGTCGGGTTCGGCGCTGCCCGGCGACCTGCCCATCCAGTGGATGGACCGCTACGGCGACAACCTGTACTCGATCTACGGCTCGACCGAGGTCGCATGGGCGAGCATCGCGACCCCCCAGGACCTGCGCGAGGCGCCCGGCTCCGCCGGCGGCGTCCCGCACGCCACGGTGGTCAAGATCCTCGACCCTGACGACAAGGAGCTGCCGGCGGGTGAGTCGGGCCGGATCTTCGTCGGCAACGACCTCCAGTTCGAGGGCTACACCGGCGGCGGCCACAAGGACATGGTCGACGGCCTGATGTCGACCGGCGACGTGGGCCGGTTCGACGACGACGGGCGTCTCTACGTCGAGGGCCGCGACGACGAGATGATCGTCTCCGGAGGCGAGAACGTCTTCCCGAAGGAGGTCGAGGACTGCATCTCCAAGCTCGACGGCGTCGCCGAGGTCGCCGCGATCGGTGTCGACGACGACGACTACGGCAAGCGGCTGCGCGCGTTCGTGGTCTGCGCGGACGGCGCCGACGTGTCCGAGGACGACGTCAAGGGCCACGTCAAGTCCAACCTGGCCCGCTACAAGGTGCCGCGCGACGTGGTCTTCCTCGACGAGCTGCCCCGCAACGCGACCGGCAAGGTCCTCAAGCGCGAGCTCGTCGAGGCGGGGGACTCGTGA
- a CDS encoding peroxiredoxin, whose product MTEAGLSLGGPAPDFTLRDQFGQDTTLSSYRGTKAVLILFYPFAFSGVCTGEMAAIRIRLDEFLTFDTEVLAISCDPVFALRAWADADGLNFPLLSDYWPHGEVTKAYGVFDEKRGSPMRSSYVVDRDGNVAWAVHHAYADGRDLDEHLKQLRAAVDS is encoded by the coding sequence GTGACCGAGGCCGGTCTCTCGCTCGGTGGTCCCGCGCCCGACTTCACGCTGCGGGACCAGTTCGGGCAGGACACCACGCTCTCGTCGTACCGCGGGACCAAGGCGGTGCTCATCCTCTTCTACCCGTTCGCGTTCAGCGGCGTGTGCACCGGGGAGATGGCCGCCATCCGCATCCGGCTCGACGAGTTCCTCACCTTCGACACCGAGGTGCTGGCGATCTCCTGCGACCCGGTGTTCGCGCTGCGCGCGTGGGCCGACGCCGACGGGCTCAACTTCCCGTTGCTCAGCGACTACTGGCCGCACGGCGAGGTGACCAAGGCCTACGGCGTCTTCGACGAGAAGCGGGGCAGCCCGATGCGGTCGTCGTACGTCGTCGACCGCGACGGCAACGTCGCCTGGGCCGTGCACCACGCCTACGCCGACGGTCGCGACCTCGACGAGCACCTCAAGCAGCTGCGCGCCGCCGTCGACTCGTAG
- a CDS encoding response regulator transcription factor, which produces MERPIRVVLVDDHTYYRDGLVGLLTDCGVDVVDDVSSGEASLVSVPKLLPDVVVMDLSMPGLGGVEATRLLLERDPDTRVVMLTVSQDEEDILRAVLAGARGFVLKDGPVDDLVRAVSDAAAGLAYFSPRIAPRLLRHVDAPGRKPTGPNRLTAREADVIARIADGEAPAPIATALGVAESTVQDLVASVLVKIQAQSRGEIAVRAIRDRIV; this is translated from the coding sequence ATGGAGCGCCCGATCCGGGTTGTACTGGTCGACGACCACACGTACTACCGCGACGGACTGGTGGGCCTGCTCACCGACTGTGGCGTCGACGTCGTCGACGACGTCAGCAGCGGCGAGGCGTCATTGGTGTCGGTGCCGAAGCTCCTACCCGACGTGGTCGTGATGGACCTGAGCATGCCCGGACTAGGAGGGGTCGAGGCCACCCGGCTGCTGCTGGAACGGGATCCGGACACCCGGGTGGTGATGCTGACGGTCTCCCAGGATGAGGAGGACATCCTCCGTGCGGTTTTGGCGGGAGCACGCGGGTTCGTGTTGAAGGACGGCCCGGTCGACGACCTTGTCCGCGCCGTGTCGGATGCCGCCGCCGGCCTGGCCTACTTCTCCCCCAGGATCGCACCGAGACTGCTGCGCCACGTGGACGCTCCCGGGCGGAAGCCCACCGGCCCTAACCGGCTCACGGCTCGCGAGGCGGACGTGATCGCCCGGATCGCTGACGGGGAGGCTCCGGCGCCGATTGCCACTGCTCTAGGTGTCGCGGAGTCCACGGTCCAAGACCTCGTCGCGAGCGTGCTGGTCAAGATCCAGGCCCAGAGCCGCGGCGAGATCGCGGTAAGGGCGATCAGGGACCGGATCGTGTGA
- a CDS encoding sensor histidine kinase: MPAPAEPRVEISEVRSTGTPLQRLGVRRAVVCALAFCAVLSLVFEAIDFDPTFGTRRFHVALETADALVLIVLAAVLLGRFRSDGSLRNLVLAAGVVVIAVKNGLFAANAMFLDDTVAGDHPIVWGTAVSGVLGASLLAAAGLLTDRRIDNSPRVAGVVLVLGSFAVVALALAMNAVHDWLPTAFPTVPDDDEFTDLDVLSGHPVKIGIDLGTSVGYAVAAAAFARLADRYRDDFVGWMAVGSAIASCAFIYYAMIPSRFTELLYGGEILWLCAIIAFLYGAISEISNLESALVRSAVRAERRRVARDLHDGVVQELAYIATHGGRLLEQVGGTPYEASVRRISDAASRALDESRGAIAALNRELDEPLHQAVGLAAKDVADRADVRLDLRIDPSVETPVEWRDALIRIAREAVGNAARHGGASSVVLELGGKPVVLTVSDDGRGFDPGAPRSAHSFGLRSMRERSESLGGTFEVLSTEDAGTTVRVVVAPSS; encoded by the coding sequence ATGCCCGCGCCGGCCGAGCCCCGCGTCGAGATCTCCGAGGTGCGGTCGACCGGCACCCCTCTGCAGCGACTCGGCGTGCGGCGGGCCGTCGTGTGTGCACTGGCATTCTGCGCGGTGCTTTCGCTGGTCTTCGAGGCCATCGACTTCGACCCGACCTTCGGCACTCGTCGGTTCCACGTGGCTCTGGAGACCGCCGACGCGCTGGTCCTGATCGTCCTCGCCGCCGTGCTCCTCGGCCGGTTCCGTAGTGACGGGTCTCTCCGGAATCTCGTCCTCGCCGCCGGCGTCGTCGTGATTGCCGTCAAGAACGGGTTGTTCGCCGCGAACGCGATGTTCCTCGACGACACCGTTGCCGGCGACCACCCGATCGTGTGGGGAACGGCGGTCAGCGGTGTGCTCGGTGCGAGCCTGCTCGCGGCGGCCGGGCTGCTGACGGACCGGCGCATCGACAACTCCCCGAGGGTGGCCGGTGTGGTGCTGGTCCTGGGCTCCTTCGCGGTGGTGGCGCTGGCGTTGGCCATGAACGCAGTGCACGACTGGCTGCCAACAGCATTCCCGACGGTGCCTGACGACGACGAGTTCACCGACCTCGACGTCCTGAGCGGCCACCCAGTCAAGATCGGGATCGACCTGGGGACCTCGGTGGGCTACGCCGTGGCGGCCGCGGCGTTCGCCCGACTCGCCGATCGCTATCGGGACGACTTCGTCGGCTGGATGGCGGTCGGGTCGGCCATCGCGTCGTGCGCGTTCATCTACTACGCCATGATCCCGTCGCGGTTCACCGAGCTCCTGTACGGCGGTGAGATCCTCTGGCTCTGCGCGATCATCGCCTTCCTTTACGGCGCCATCTCCGAGATCAGCAACTTGGAGTCTGCGCTGGTTCGGTCGGCGGTGCGAGCAGAACGCCGACGCGTCGCTCGGGACCTGCACGACGGCGTAGTACAGGAGCTGGCCTACATCGCGACGCACGGAGGGCGGCTCCTGGAGCAGGTGGGTGGCACGCCGTACGAAGCCTCGGTGCGGCGGATCAGCGACGCCGCGAGCCGGGCGCTCGACGAGTCCCGCGGGGCGATCGCCGCGCTGAACCGGGAACTAGACGAGCCGCTCCATCAGGCCGTCGGGCTGGCGGCCAAGGACGTCGCGGACCGAGCCGACGTCCGTTTGGACCTGCGGATCGACCCATCCGTGGAGACGCCGGTGGAGTGGCGGGACGCGCTGATCAGGATCGCGCGGGAAGCGGTGGGCAACGCCGCCCGGCACGGGGGTGCGTCGTCTGTGGTCCTCGAGCTGGGCGGCAAGCCCGTGGTGCTGACGGTGAGCGACGACGGGCGAGGGTTCGATCCGGGCGCTCCGCGGTCCGCGCACAGCTTCGGCCTTCGGAGCATGCGGGAGCGATCGGAGTCTCTGGGGGGTACGTTCGAGGTGCTGTCCACGGAGGATGCGGGAACGACGGTCCGGGTGGTGGTCGCGCCCTCGTCCTAG